In a single window of the Caulobacter soli genome:
- a CDS encoding serine hydrolase domain-containing protein codes for MESLAVIDEVGRMTTDGTLDPVPWWSFTKTVLAIAALRLVEQGALSLDAPAAGASHSLAQLLRHEAGLPDYGGLARYHEDVAAGREPWPVERLLVAVDADRPRYAPGEGWAYSNIGYLHVGRLIAAASGLNLGRALAELVFEPTNLASARLATTPEDLAGVRMGRDTGYHPGWVYHGLVTGTTADAARLVRALLAGAILRPETLARMTEGRALPEHRSALYPDPAYGLGLMLAADHPWRHPIGHTGGGPGSDIAVYGQGARACAVWSDAGTGPEPVVTAAFRRLAESEI; via the coding sequence ATGGAATCCTTGGCGGTCATCGACGAAGTCGGACGGATGACGACCGATGGAACCCTGGACCCCGTGCCGTGGTGGAGCTTCACCAAGACCGTGCTGGCGATCGCCGCCCTGCGCCTTGTCGAGCAAGGCGCGCTCTCTCTCGACGCGCCGGCGGCGGGCGCGTCCCATAGCCTGGCTCAGCTCTTGCGGCATGAGGCCGGCCTGCCGGACTATGGCGGCCTGGCGCGGTACCACGAGGATGTGGCGGCGGGCCGGGAGCCCTGGCCGGTCGAGCGACTGCTGGTCGCCGTCGACGCCGACCGTCCTCGCTACGCGCCTGGCGAAGGCTGGGCCTATTCCAATATCGGCTATCTGCATGTCGGACGCTTGATCGCGGCGGCGTCGGGTCTGAACCTGGGGCGGGCCTTGGCCGAGCTCGTCTTCGAACCCACGAACCTGGCCAGCGCGCGGTTGGCGACGACGCCGGAAGACCTGGCCGGGGTGCGGATGGGGCGGGACACCGGCTACCATCCGGGCTGGGTCTATCACGGCCTGGTCACCGGAACGACCGCCGACGCGGCGCGATTGGTGCGCGCCCTGCTGGCGGGCGCCATATTGCGTCCCGAGACGCTGGCGCGCATGACCGAGGGGAGGGCGCTGCCCGAACACCGCAGCGCGCTCTATCCCGATCCAGCCTACGGCCTGGGTCTGATGCTCGCGGCGGACCACCCGTGGCGCCATCCGATCGGCCATACCGGCGGCGGACCGGGCAGCGACATCGCCGTCTATGGACAAGGCGCGCGGGCCTGCGCCGTCTGGAGCGACGCGGGAACCGGGCCGGAGCCGGTCGTGACGGCGGCGTTTCGGCGCCTTGCGGAAAGCGAAATCTAG
- a CDS encoding cold-shock protein gives MKWFNSTKGFGFIQPDNGGGDIFVHISAVERAGLRGLNEGQQVGYELEQDRRSGKTSAGNLRIL, from the coding sequence GTGAAGTGGTTCAACAGCACCAAGGGCTTCGGCTTCATCCAGCCGGACAACGGCGGCGGCGATATCTTCGTGCACATCTCGGCCGTTGAACGCGCCGGTCTGCGTGGCCTGAACGAAGGCCAGCAAGTCGGTTACGAACTGGAACAAGACCGCCGCTCGGGCAAGACCTCGGCCGGCAACCTGCGCATCCTCTAA